CCGTGCAGTAGAAAGAGGCAAAGAAGAAGGCAGTTCCCTAGACTTCCTCCAAATTGACGCTGTGTTTATGCCCGTGACCAAAGTTAACTATAGTGTTGAAGATGCCCGTGTAGATGGTTCAGGAATCCGCGAACGTCTAATTATGGAAATTTGGACTAACGGTAGCGTCAAGCCTGAAGAGGCGTTGTCTCAAGCTGCTGGAATTGTCGTGGAATTATTTAATCCTTTAAAAGATCTGACTTTAGAGGCAATTGAACCCGACTATGTAGAAGACGAAGATCCCACTAGCCAAATACCCATCGAAGAATTGCAGTTGTCGGTTAGAGCTTACAACTGTTTGAAGCGAGCGCAAATTAACTCTGTATCTGACTTACTTGATTACACTCAAGAAGACCTGCTGGAAATTAAAAACTTTGGGCAAAAATCTGCTGATGAGGTGATTGAAGCTTTGCAGCAACGTTTGGGAATTACTCTATCTCAAGAAAAATCAGCAAAATAAACATCAACCAAATATTATCAATCATGCGTCATCGATGTAAAGTATCACTACTAGGATTGCCAGCCGATCAAAGGAAGGCTTTGTTACGTTCCTTGGCAACTGAAATTATTCGTCATGGTCAAATCAAAACTACCAAAACTCGTGCTAAAGCAGTCCGTAGCGAGGTTGAAAGAATGATCAGCTTGGCTAAAGATGGTTCATTAGCAGCTAGAAGGAGAGCTTTAGGCTATATCTATGACAAAGATCTAGTTAGCGAGCTTTTTAAAGCTGTCCAGGATCGCTATGGCGATCGCCAGGGCGGTTATACTCGCATCGTCAGAACCAAAAGCCGTCGTGGCGACAATGCAGAAATGGCAATTATCGAGCTAGTTTAACTGGGTGTTGCACAAATGGCTGTAGTCTGCCAATCTCCAGGAAACTCCTCAACTAGAATAGCCTTAGTTATTCAGTATTTAGGAACTAACTTTCACGGCTGGCAAAAACAACCAAACATCATAAGCATTCAGGGCTGTATTGAAAAGGCAATTTCTGAAGTTGTGGGTCATCCAGTACTTGTTTATGGGGCAGGTAGAACTGATTCAGGTGTTCATGCAGCTGCTCAGGTGGCTCATTTTGAGTACGAAGGATCTATTCCTGCTTATAAATGGGCGAAGATCATTAACGCCAGACTGCCAGAAGGTATACTAATTAGAGCATCGGCTCAAGTAAAGGGTAACTGGCACGCTCGTTTTTCGGCTGTTTGGCGACGTTACCGCTATACCATTTATACAGATGAGCAACCTAATATATTTGTCAGTCAAACCTGTTGGCATTATTACCAGTCAGTCTTGCAAGAATCTTTAATTCAACAAGCTTTATACCCTTTAATTGGCGAACATGACCTATCAGCTTTCAAGCGTACGGGTTCAGATAGAGCCGATGCCAGGGTGGAAGTACAGACTGTACAATGTTATCGTCAAGGAGCATTCTTGTATCTA
This DNA window, taken from Pleurocapsa sp. FMAR1, encodes the following:
- the truA gene encoding tRNA pseudouridine(38-40) synthase TruA, which gives rise to MAVVCQSPGNSSTRIALVIQYLGTNFHGWQKQPNIISIQGCIEKAISEVVGHPVLVYGAGRTDSGVHAAAQVAHFEYEGSIPAYKWAKIINARLPEGILIRASAQVKGNWHARFSAVWRRYRYTIYTDEQPNIFVSQTCWHYYQSVLQESLIQQALYPLIGEHDLSAFKRTGSDRADARVEVQTVQCYRQGAFLYLEIQANGFLYGMVRLLVGMLVEVGIGKRSPESFTEIWQNQRRDLVKYSAPAKGLCLLRVGYPEFPFAKHLWFDTQPNFLLA
- the rplQ gene encoding 50S ribosomal protein L17, giving the protein MRHRCKVSLLGLPADQRKALLRSLATEIIRHGQIKTTKTRAKAVRSEVERMISLAKDGSLAARRRALGYIYDKDLVSELFKAVQDRYGDRQGGYTRIVRTKSRRGDNAEMAIIELV
- a CDS encoding DNA-directed RNA polymerase subunit alpha, whose product is MAQFQIECVESKTLKNQHQYSKFMLEPLDRGQGITLGNALRRVLLSNLEGAAVTAIRIGGGMAKDGSKQEHKFGFATHEFATIEGVREDVLEIILNMKEIVLKSYTNQPQIGRLVATGPGTVTAAQFELPSEIETVDSNQYVATIAEGTSLEMEFRVEKGKGYRAVERGKEEGSSLDFLQIDAVFMPVTKVNYSVEDARVDGSGIRERLIMEIWTNGSVKPEEALSQAAGIVVELFNPLKDLTLEAIEPDYVEDEDPTSQIPIEELQLSVRAYNCLKRAQINSVSDLLDYTQEDLLEIKNFGQKSADEVIEALQQRLGITLSQEKSAK